The Kribbella jejuensis region ACACGTTTGACCGGCAGGAAGCCGTTGGTCGGAAGGAGGGGTTCTGCGACGACCTCCTGGGTGAACATCGACACCGTACCCAGACCGCATGCGTACGGAAGCTCCGGCAGCGCAGCGGCGAGTGCTACCCCCGCAGCGATTCCGACTGAGGTCTCGAGGGCTGACGAGACCACCACGGGCAGTCCGATCTGCTCCGCGATCTCCAGGCAGGCACGGACACCACCGATCGGCTGCACCTTCAGTACGGCGATGTCGGCCGCGTCGAGCTTCTTCACCCGCAGCGGGTCCTCCGCCCGGCGGATCGACTCGTCAGCAGCAACGGGTACGTCCGTACGTCGCCGTACGTCTCTTAGCTCTTCCACAGTCGCGCAGGGCTGCTCGACGTACTCCAGGTCGAACCGCTGCAACTGCTTGAGGTGCTGCACCGCCTGGTCCACGGACCAGAGCCCATTGGCGTCGATGCGGACGCTGCCGTTGCCGATGGCATCCCGTACTGCTTCCACACGCTCCAAGTCGTCAGCGAGCGTCTGACCCGGCTCAGCCACCTTCACCTTGGCCGTACTGCACCCAGACGCCCTGACGATCTCGGCGGCTTTGGACGGCCCCACAGCAGGCACTGTGCAGTTGACAGGCACCTGGTCGCGTACCGGTGCCGGCCAGCCGTCCTCGGCCGCCTCGCGCGCCGCGCGCAGCCAGGAGACGCATGTCGCGTCGTCGTAGTCCAGGAACGGGCTCCACTCGGCCCAGCCGGCAGGGCCTTCGTACAGCATGCCCTCGCGTACTGTGATGCCGCGGAACTTGTTCTTGAGGCCGATCGAGTACGTGATCACCGGACGCCCTCGAGTAGCCGCTGCCGATCAACCTTGCCCGAGGCAAGCATCGGCAACGCCTCCAGCCGTACGACGTCCCGCGGAGCCCAGGCCCGAGGCAGCGTCGCGCTGACCCAGTCGCGCAGCTCGTCCCGCGACGGCTCGCCCACGACGAACGCGACCACCCGCGTCCCCCACTCGGCATCCGGAACGCCCAGCACTACAGCGTCCTTGAGCTCCGGGTGCTCGAGCAGCCGCGCCTGCACCGTCGTCAGCGTGACGTTCACGCCACCGGAGATCACCACGTCGTCCACGCGCCCGACGACCCGCAACCGGCCATCCACGAACTCGCCCCGGTCCTGCGTCCGGAACCAGCCGTCCCGCAGTACCTCGGCGGTGAGCTCGGGCCGCAGGCGGTACCCGGAGAAGAGTGTTCTCCCCTTGATGAGGATGCGCCCGCCGTCCAGGTCGATCAACGTACCGTCCAGCGGCACCCCGCCGTACACGCAACCGCTTCCCGTCTCGGTCATGCCGTACGCCGGGATCGCGTGCACGCCGGCGTCCCGCGCGCGCTGTTTGAGCGGCTCCGGCATCGATGCTCCGCCGATGACGATCGCGTCGAACGACCGGAGCGCCTCCAGATCCGTGTCGAGGTACCGCGCGAGCTGGGTCGGCACCATCGCGGTGTAGCGCCGTCCGCCGGTCAGTTGCCGGGCGGCCTCGGTGAAGCTCTGGTTGAGCAGCACCGGCGTCGTGCCGGCGACCAGGGAGCGGGTGAGGATCTGCAGACCGCCGACGAAGTACGGCTTCATCGGCAGCAGCCACTGCCCCGGGCCGCCCAGCCGGTCGTGGGTGGCGGTCGCCGACGCGATCAACGCGTCCCGCGACAGCACCACACCTTTGGGCTCGCCTGACGAACCGGACGTCGTCAGTACGACGGCGCAGTCGTCCTCGACCGGCTCGTCCGGCGCGGCCGCCTGGCGGACCCGCGCGGCCCCGACGGCATCCTCCGGCACCGGCGCGAACGGCGTACCGCTCCCGTCGAGTACGTCGCTCAACGCGGACAGCACCGCATCCGGCGTACCGGGAATCAGCCGCAAGGTAGACATGTCACTGTCGAGCCTACGGCCCGCGCTCGGCTCACAGCACGTTGGAGAGCTACGCCACACCCCTGGCCCGCGTCCGCCGGTCACCCGCCCGACTGACAGAATCGATGCTCATGGCTACCCCTGCCCAGTGGATCGAAGGCGCCCGCCCCCGTACCTTGCCCGCCGCGATCTCCCCCGTGCTCGTCGGAACCGGCGCGGCCGCCTTCCTGGACGGCTTCGTCTGGTGGAAGGCGCTGCTCGCCCTCGGCGTCGCGCTCGCCCTGCAGATCGGCGTCAACTACGCCAACGACTACAGCGACGGCATCCGCGGTACCGACGAGCATCGCGTCGGCCCGCTCCGCCTTGTCGGCTCCAAGGTCGCGACCCCGCGCGCCGTCAAGACCGCGGCCTTCACCTGCTTCGGCGTCGGCGCCGCGCTGGGCATCGTGCTCTGCGCGACGACCACGTGGTGGCTGCTGGTCGCCGGCGCGGCATCGCTGCTCGGCGCCTGGTTCTACACCGGCGGCAAGAAGCCGTACGGGTACCGCGCGCTCGGGGAGGTCAGCGTCTTCCTCTTCTTCGGACTGGTCGCCGTCCTCGGTACGACGTACGTCCAGGCCGAGAAGCTGCACTGGACCGCCCTCGCCGGCGCGGTCTCGGTCGGCTCGATCGCCTGCGCCCTGCTGGTCGCGAACAACCTCCGCGACATCCCGACCGACTCGGTCACCGGAAAACGCACGCTGGCCGTCGTCCTGGGCGCCGCCAACTCCCGCCGCCTGTACGCCGCCCTCGTCATCCTCGCCTTCGCCCTGGCTGCGGTCTCCGCGATCGCAACCCCATGGGCGCTCCTCGCCTTCATCGCCGTCCCCCTGGCCATCAAGTCCACCCGAGTAATCCTGAGCGACGCAGTAGGCCCAGCCCTCATCCCAGTCCTGAAAAACACCGGCCTCACCGAACTTCTCTACGCCCTCGGCCTGGCAATCGGCCTAACCATCGGCAGCTAGAACCTGCGGCTCATGACGTGAGGGATTCCCAGGCGGCCATTGCGCAGGTGATGACGGTTTCCAGTTCGTCGCGGGTGGCGCCGTCGCGGGCCTGGATCGAGAGACCTTGGACGACGGTGGTGTAGTAGCGGGCCATCGCGTCCAGGGCGTCGGGCGGGATCTCCTTGGCGAGGCGTTCCTTGATTTCCAGGTACATGCCGTGGCGGCCGTCGGCGAGGAATTGGCGTACTGCGTGGTTCTCGATGGCGCCGGTGGGTGCGGCGAGGATCAGCATGCAGTAGTGCGGGTGCTCGGGGTGGGTGATCTGGTCCGCGGTCGCCCGCAGCATCGCATGGATCGCCTCGCGGGCGGTCGGCCCTTCGCGGAGAGCGCGGCGGGGCGGTTCGCCGGCGGTCGCGCCGTACAGCGCCATCACCTGGCGGAACAGGTTCTCCTTGCTGCCGAAGTACGCGTAGATGCTCGCGGACCGGATCCCCATCGCGGTGGCGAGGTCGCTCAGCGAGGTGCCTTCGTACCCGCGTTCCCAGAACACGTCGAGGGCCTGCCGCAACGCGACGTCCGGGTCGAACGTCCGCGGCCTGCCGCGAGTCGCCATCGGCTCCTCCTGGGAGATTTATTGGTCGATCGACCAAGTTTAGCTTGACCAGTGGGTGCCGGGCTGCGAGGCTTTGTTGGTCAATCGACCAACAAAGGGGTGCGGGATGCAGGCGCTGGTGCAGACGTCGCTGGACGGGCCGCGGGATCTGAAGCTGACGGACGTGCCGGTGCCGCGCCCCGGGCCGGGCGAGCTGCTCGTCCGGGTGACCGCCGC contains the following coding sequences:
- a CDS encoding TetR/AcrR family transcriptional regulator, translated to MATRGRPRTFDPDVALRQALDVFWERGYEGTSLSDLATAMGIRSASIYAYFGSKENLFRQVMALYGATAGEPPRRALREGPTAREAIHAMLRATADQITHPEHPHYCMLILAAPTGAIENHAVRQFLADGRHGMYLEIKERLAKEIPPDALDAMARYYTTVVQGLSIQARDGATRDELETVITCAMAAWESLTS
- the menE gene encoding o-succinylbenzoate--CoA ligase, with protein sequence MSTLRLIPGTPDAVLSALSDVLDGSGTPFAPVPEDAVGAARVRQAAAPDEPVEDDCAVVLTTSGSSGEPKGVVLSRDALIASATATHDRLGGPGQWLLPMKPYFVGGLQILTRSLVAGTTPVLLNQSFTEAARQLTGGRRYTAMVPTQLARYLDTDLEALRSFDAIVIGGASMPEPLKQRARDAGVHAIPAYGMTETGSGCVYGGVPLDGTLIDLDGGRILIKGRTLFSGYRLRPELTAEVLRDGWFRTQDRGEFVDGRLRVVGRVDDVVISGGVNVTLTTVQARLLEHPELKDAVVLGVPDAEWGTRVVAFVVGEPSRDELRDWVSATLPRAWAPRDVVRLEALPMLASGKVDRQRLLEGVR
- a CDS encoding o-succinylbenzoate synthase — protein: MITYSIGLKNKFRGITVREGMLYEGPAGWAEWSPFLDYDDATCVSWLRAAREAAEDGWPAPVRDQVPVNCTVPAVGPSKAAEIVRASGCSTAKVKVAEPGQTLADDLERVEAVRDAIGNGSVRIDANGLWSVDQAVQHLKQLQRFDLEYVEQPCATVEELRDVRRRTDVPVAADESIRRAEDPLRVKKLDAADIAVLKVQPIGGVRACLEIAEQIGLPVVVSSALETSVGIAAGVALAAALPELPYACGLGTVSMFTQEVVAEPLLPTNGFLPVKRVTPDPQLLQAARADAERTRVWEERLSRVRSAG
- a CDS encoding 1,4-dihydroxy-2-naphthoate polyprenyltransferase; the encoded protein is MATPAQWIEGARPRTLPAAISPVLVGTGAAAFLDGFVWWKALLALGVALALQIGVNYANDYSDGIRGTDEHRVGPLRLVGSKVATPRAVKTAAFTCFGVGAALGIVLCATTTWWLLVAGAASLLGAWFYTGGKKPYGYRALGEVSVFLFFGLVAVLGTTYVQAEKLHWTALAGAVSVGSIACALLVANNLRDIPTDSVTGKRTLAVVLGAANSRRLYAALVILAFALAAVSAIATPWALLAFIAVPLAIKSTRVILSDAVGPALIPVLKNTGLTELLYALGLAIGLTIGS